A genomic window from Solanum dulcamara chromosome 11, daSolDulc1.2, whole genome shotgun sequence includes:
- the LOC129873432 gene encoding pathogen-related protein-like, which yields MAGEKETMKVVSDKYRQFLREGHVAAAGTIQWRHGVPPIYDSVNKLFEQGRTKVWPEGSFEETVQNSMKTWEMELKYKTHVKDFSTINPEKFKLIVNGREGLSAEETLKIGGYNALLKSSMPDEFIYHKADKETFESSHNDFRSAFPRGFAWEVINVYSGPPVVTYKFRHWGFFEGPFKGHAPTGEMVQFYGIGIMKVDKSLRIEELELYYDPAELFGGLLKKPTISESNIEHQGNDDNTTTQHCPYSHN from the exons ATGGCTGGTGAGAAGGAAACGATGAAAGTGGTAAGTGATAAATATAGGCAATTCCTACGAGAAGGTCATGTTGCAGCTGCAGGAACTATCCAATGGAGACATGGTGTTCCTCCAATTTATGACAGTGTTAATAAACTTTTTGAACAAGGAAGGACCAAG GTATGGCCAGAAGGGTCTTTTGAAGAAACAGTACAAAATTCTATGAAGACATGGGAAATGGAGCTTAAATACAAGACTCACGTAAAGGACTTTAGCACCATTAACCCTGAAAAATTCAAGCTCATTGTTAATG GAAGAGAGGGACTGTCAGCAGAAGAGACACTAAAAATAGGGGGTTACAATGCGCTATTGAAGAGTTCAATGCCTGATGAGTTCATATACCATAAAGCAGATAAAGAGACCTTCGAATCATCTCACAATGATTTTCGATCAGCTTTTCCAAGAGGATTCGCGTGGGAAGTGATCAACGTGTATTCTGGCCCTCCTGTTGTGACATACAAATTCAGGCATTGGGGTTTCTTTGAAGGACCATTCAAAGGACATGCCCCTACTGGTGAGATGGTGCAGTTCTATGGTATTGGCATTATGAag GTAGATAAATCTCTAAGAATAGAGGAATTAGAATTGTACTATGATCCAGCAGAACTTTTTGGTGGACTACTCAAGAAACCAACAATTTCCGAATCTAACATTGAGCATCAGGGCAATGATGATAATACCACCACTCAACATTGCCCATACAGCCACAACTAA